A stretch of the Luteitalea sp. genome encodes the following:
- a CDS encoding molybdopterin-dependent oxidoreductase → MAIQLDLDDMTVSSRRQFMISSTLAAGGLLLHGVLVEPAAAAGAQVAQAQRETTLSAWLKISTDNMITIVSSQAEMGQGIQTTLPAALADELGADWSRVRLENAPVAPAYRNPRINWQFTGNSESTTAFFDLMREMGAAGREMLIAAAAARWSVDPGTCRAEQSHVIHSSTGRRLSFGELAEAAATLKRPEKPRLKSPSEWTLIGTALPRIESTAKVNGSAIYGMDVTVPGMVYAAVKTSPVFGGTVTKYDRESIRQFPGVMDVVAIPNGVAVVARSYWQARTALDALHVEFDDRANASLSSETVRGQYQAALAGDSWHTPHVTGDRDALTRGFATTISHDYESQFLAHATMEPMNCTASVTADACDVWAPTQGQELTQIVVSQLLGIPKEKIAIHRTLLGGGFGRRLVADFVVHAVVASKAVAAPVKVIWSREEDMQHDIYRPAVAHRITAGIDARGRVQAIAHKLVSPSILQFVYPPAVTDTYDPSCCEGVIETRYRIPNVRVDFKLLKIGVPTSVLRTTGFGPNVFALESFIDELAHAKGQDPYQYRRELLGDDARARGVLDMAAEKSGWTSGAQPGRYRGIAFCEAFRTLTAHVVEISVAQQGVIKIHRVTCVADPGTVLDPGISANSLEGGVAWGLSCAFLSQTTFARGRTMESNWHDYRVFRMPEMPPVDVHFVDSGARPLGGIGEVGPVTVIPALTNAIFQATGQRYRSLPLSRHGLSIG, encoded by the coding sequence ATGGCAATTCAACTCGATCTCGATGACATGACGGTGTCGAGCCGCCGGCAGTTCATGATCTCCAGCACGCTGGCCGCCGGGGGACTGCTGCTGCACGGCGTGCTCGTAGAGCCCGCGGCTGCAGCCGGCGCGCAGGTCGCGCAGGCGCAACGAGAGACGACGCTGAGCGCGTGGCTGAAGATCTCCACGGATAACATGATCACGATCGTCTCGTCTCAAGCCGAGATGGGGCAGGGCATTCAGACGACGCTGCCGGCCGCATTGGCAGACGAGCTGGGAGCCGATTGGAGTCGTGTCCGTCTGGAGAACGCTCCAGTCGCTCCCGCGTATCGCAATCCACGTATCAATTGGCAGTTCACGGGCAACAGCGAGAGCACCACTGCGTTCTTCGACCTCATGCGCGAGATGGGCGCCGCAGGCCGGGAGATGCTCATCGCCGCGGCGGCGGCCCGATGGAGCGTCGATCCAGGGACGTGTCGAGCCGAACAAAGTCACGTGATTCATTCGTCGACCGGTCGGCGCCTGAGCTTTGGCGAGCTCGCGGAGGCCGCCGCAACGCTGAAGCGTCCTGAGAAACCGCGGCTCAAGAGCCCGAGCGAATGGACGCTGATCGGCACGGCACTTCCGCGCATCGAGAGCACGGCCAAGGTAAACGGCAGTGCGATCTACGGTATGGACGTCACGGTCCCCGGCATGGTCTACGCCGCGGTGAAGACGAGCCCCGTCTTCGGTGGAACGGTGACGAAATACGACCGTGAGTCGATCCGCCAATTCCCGGGTGTGATGGATGTCGTCGCGATCCCCAACGGCGTCGCCGTCGTCGCGCGAAGCTACTGGCAGGCGCGGACGGCGCTCGACGCGCTCCACGTCGAGTTCGATGATCGTGCCAACGCCTCGCTGAGCAGCGAGACGGTGCGCGGGCAGTATCAGGCCGCGCTCGCCGGCGACTCGTGGCATACGCCGCACGTCACTGGCGATCGAGATGCGCTCACGAGGGGCTTTGCGACGACAATCTCGCACGACTACGAGTCCCAGTTCCTCGCGCACGCGACGATGGAGCCCATGAACTGCACGGCATCCGTCACCGCCGACGCGTGCGACGTCTGGGCGCCGACGCAAGGGCAGGAGCTTACGCAGATCGTCGTCTCGCAATTGCTCGGGATCCCGAAGGAGAAGATTGCGATTCATCGAACGCTGCTCGGCGGCGGGTTCGGGCGGCGGCTCGTCGCTGACTTCGTCGTGCACGCCGTCGTGGCATCCAAGGCCGTCGCCGCGCCGGTGAAGGTCATCTGGTCGCGCGAGGAGGACATGCAGCACGACATCTATCGCCCGGCCGTCGCGCATCGCATCACCGCGGGCATCGACGCGCGCGGCCGCGTGCAGGCGATCGCGCACAAGCTGGTGTCGCCGTCGATCCTCCAGTTCGTGTATCCGCCTGCGGTTACCGACACGTACGATCCGAGCTGCTGCGAAGGCGTGATCGAGACGCGTTACCGGATTCCGAACGTCCGGGTGGACTTCAAGCTGTTGAAGATCGGCGTCCCGACGTCGGTGCTGCGTACGACCGGATTCGGGCCGAACGTGTTCGCGTTGGAGAGCTTCATCGACGAGCTGGCGCATGCGAAGGGGCAGGATCCGTATCAGTATCGCCGTGAGCTGCTGGGCGACGATGCGCGCGCACGGGGCGTGCTCGACATGGCGGCGGAGAAATCGGGCTGGACGAGCGGCGCGCAACCCGGCCGCTATCGCGGCATCGCGTTCTGCGAAGCCTTTCGAACGCTGACGGCGCACGTGGTGGAGATCTCGGTGGCGCAGCAAGGCGTCATCAAGATCCATCGAGTCACATGTGTTGCGGATCCCGGCACCGTCCTCGATCCTGGCATCTCCGCAAACTCGCTCGAGGGCGGTGTGGCATGGGGGCTGTCGTGCGCGTTTCTGTCCCAGACCACGTTCGCGCGCGGACGCACCATGGAGAGCAACTGGCACGACTATCGGGTGTTTCGCATGCCCGAGATGCCTCCCGTGGACGTTCACTTCGTCGACAGCGGCGCGCGGCCGCTGGGCGGCATCGGCGAAGTGGGGCCCGTCACGGTGATCCCCGCGCTGACCAACGCGATCTTCCAGGCCACGGGCCAACGCTACCGCTCGCTTCCCCTGTCACGCCACGGGCTGAGCATCGGATGA